Genomic window (Nitrospira sp.):
CTCTCATCGGCGATGTGTCTGCAGTGGGAAGGACTGCTGCGCAATTGACTGAAGAGATCTCGGCGCGCTTGAAATCCTACATGGAAAATCCCACTGTCTCTATCCTCGTTCGTGAGGTGAATAGTTATCAAATCTACGTGCTTGGTGAGGTGAATGCCCCGGGAAAATATCCATTAAAGAGCAAGACCACGCTCTTACAGGCCATTACCATTGCGCATGGGTTCACCCAGGTGGCCGCACGCAATAAGATTGTTGTATTTCGATTCGGAAAAGACGGTGAAGGACTGAACAAAATCAAGGCTAGTTACGATGATATTGTGCTGCGAGATGGTTCGGATCAAAACATTGAGCTAAAGCCGGGTGACCAGATAGTGGTCCCTTCCGAAACGATGGTCGTGTTGCCATCAAGATAGGGCTTATGCGCTTACCCTGTCCGAGATACTTCGGAGCTTCGAGCTAAAGGAGTTGGTAAATTGAAAACTTTCGGTTGCAGATGGTTCCACGGGGGGGTATGTATTGCAGTCAGCGCTCTCTTGACTCTCTCGGGTTGCTGGATCGGCGGCGAGCAAATAGATTTCAATGTCACGTACATCCCGCCGAACGAATTTTTGTTGGGCCCTGAGGATGTGCTTGTCGTCAACGTCTGGCGCAATCAGGAACTCTCAAGAGAAGTAATTATTCGTCCGGACGGAAAGATCTCGATGCCTTTGATTGGTGATGTTCAGGCTGCGGGAATGACATCGAATGTTCTTGCAAAGCGAATTGCGGATGGCCTGGCAGAATTCATGTCTAATCCCACGGTTTCGGTTCAGGTCAAAGAAGTGAACAGCTACTATGTCTATGTCCTTGGGGAAGTCTCAAAACCTGGTAAGGTGCCTTTAAAGTCCTACGCGACGGTGTTGCAAGGCATTTCGCTGGCCGGAGGGTTTACAACATTTGCTTCGAGAAATAAAATTCACGTGCTTCGCGTGGTGCCCAATGGGCAGGGTCAGCCTAAGCAGGTCCAAATCCCCGTTCCCTATGAAGATATCATTCAAGGCAAAAATTCGGAGGGCAACTTCTTCCTCAAGGCTGGTGATGTCATTGTCGTGCCGTAGCCAAGTGTTGAAAATTTATCTGTTGGCTGTGGCCGTGGTCGTGGCGAATTTGTCGAGCGTCTCGGAGTCAGTTGCCCAACAAATCCGGGTTGTGCCGTCAATTGCGGTTATCGAGCAGTATGACAGCAACGTCTTCTTCACGCCAAAGTCACAACTTGCGCCGGGCACAAAAGCCGATGATCTCATCACAATCGTCACTCCTCAGTTAAACTTCATGCAGGTTAATTCCCTCGTGAAGACGAACCTATCAATCGGTGCGGTTGTCCAAAAGTTCGTGAATAACTCAGCTCTCGACAACGTGGGATTCAACGCGAGTGCTGGAATCGACCTCGCACAAGCAGTGAATAGAATTTTGCCGAGGATGCGAGCGTTTCGGATTTTTGGGACGTACCAGTACAGGCCATCGACCCCAGCGTTTGGAGCGGGCGGCTTCGGGGGCGGTATGGGAGGCGGAGGTTTTGGTGGAGGCGGCTTTGGGACAGGCGGATTTGGGATTAGCGGCCCGGTTGATTCAGGTCTGTTGAGTCAACGAATTAGAACTACGATGTTTAATGCTGGATTTTCTGATTCTTACTCCCTCTCTCCCACGACGGATTTTCAGACGACGTATACGTATTCCCAGCTTAGCTTTGGCGGAAATTTAACGCCGACTTCAACAGTGTCGGGGCAGCCACAGAATACGGTATTTGATACGCAAACCCACTCTATTTCGGCTGGCCCAATATCCAAGATCTCTGCGACTGACACATTAACCGTCAGGTACACATTTACCCAAATGTCCCAGGGACAGTTTGGGGACTATGCGACGCACAGCGGCGCAGCGGGGTGGGGGCGGAGCTGGACGAAGGAATGGAGTTCATCGGTCAATGGCGGCCTAACGTTGATTGAACCTATTCCGGATGCGTCTGTGACTGGAGGACAGCGAAGAGTGCCCGCGACAATGGTCCCGACTGGTGGATTTAGCGTCAGTTATGTGTCTGGTTCGTCTTTCCTCCGAAAACTGGGAAGTGAGATTCAGGAAGCCACAGGAAGTACGGGAGGAGGCATGACAAGCGGAGGAGGGTTTCTCCCGCTTCTCGCTGGGATGAACATGCCAGGGGGAATCGCCGCCCCGGGATCCTATCGCATCACTCTCATGTACAATTTAGGAATATTCCCAAGTTTTGTTCAGACGGCCGGCCCCATCTATACTCACACGGTTATGCTGGCGAGTATGGCTGGCATTACTGATAGGTTGAGTGCCCAGGCACTTTTCAACTATGCGAAAAGTAGCTTTACGTCGGATTCCATCGGGACAAATTTCAGTACCTACGGTACGACCGTATCGCTTACCTATCTTATTACTCCAATGCTTACCGCCCGGCTCAGCCACCAGTGGCTGATGTTTGATAATCAAACCACTGGGGTGAGTGCTGGGGATCTCGGCTTTTCTAAGCAAGTAATTCTGTTAGGCTTTACGTATGCCTATGCTCCTCGTGGTGATTTCTTTCGGTCTGGTGCCTTCTGGGAAGGTATGTCCGGTGCCTCTTCGTCTGCCGAGTCAGGAACGGGTAAATCTGGATCAGGAGGAATGGATTTAAAGAAATGAACACGCGTACGTTGTCTCCAGAGGATTATTGGCGTGCAGTTGTCAGCCGTAAATGGCTGGTGATTACTACAATACTCGTTTCGTTGAGTATTGCGGGAGTAGTTTGCG
Coding sequences:
- a CDS encoding polysaccharide biosynthesis/export family protein, giving the protein MNVKFLLGAIVLSGNFVGTAFADPGDQMSKPVLVAAASSATAASGARHGGEGAEKSSLTVTPDYIMGPEDVLEITVWKNADLSKQVQVRPDGRISLPLIGDVSAVGRTAAQLTEEISARLKSYMENPTVSILVREVNSYQIYVLGEVNAPGKYPLKSKTTLLQAITIAHGFTQVAARNKIVVFRFGKDGEGLNKIKASYDDIVLRDGSDQNIELKPGDQIVVPSETMVVLPSR
- a CDS encoding polysaccharide biosynthesis/export family protein, which produces MKTFGCRWFHGGVCIAVSALLTLSGCWIGGEQIDFNVTYIPPNEFLLGPEDVLVVNVWRNQELSREVIIRPDGKISMPLIGDVQAAGMTSNVLAKRIADGLAEFMSNPTVSVQVKEVNSYYVYVLGEVSKPGKVPLKSYATVLQGISLAGGFTTFASRNKIHVLRVVPNGQGQPKQVQIPVPYEDIIQGKNSEGNFFLKAGDVIVVP